A genomic segment from Desulfonatronum lacustre DSM 10312 encodes:
- the gatB gene encoding Asp-tRNA(Asn)/Glu-tRNA(Gln) amidotransferase subunit GatB gives MSAYEAVIGLEVHAQLRTRTKIFCSCSTQFGREPNSNVCPVCSGMPGVLPVLNRRAVEYAAKMGLAVDCTVNPRSVFARKNYFYPDLPKAYQISQYEQPLAEHGRLRITANGTEKTIGITRIHMEEDAGKSIHSTTENKSFVDLNRTGVPLIEIVSEPDLRSADEAVAYLKALRSILVYLEICDGNMEEGSFRCDANVSIRPKGATKLGTRAELKNLNSFRHVHKAIDYEISRQAVLLEDGERVVQETRLYDVDKGVTVSMRGKEEAHDYRYFPDPDLVPLRISPELLADLKRSIPELPQAREARFIAEYGLPDAAAQTLTAEKDLADYFEAAVRLYPEPQKISNWILSDLLRELNQAKTAAADSPLTPTHLAELLGMIDSGQISTRIAKQIFPDVFASKESPREIVERKGLAQISDTGALEAVVDSILSANPKEVEAFKNGKTKLMGFFVGQVMRQTKGQANPDLVNKLILEKLQ, from the coding sequence GTGTCCGCGTATGAAGCCGTAATCGGCCTGGAGGTGCATGCCCAATTGCGCACCCGGACCAAAATTTTCTGCTCGTGTTCGACCCAGTTCGGTCGGGAGCCCAATTCCAATGTCTGCCCGGTCTGCTCGGGCATGCCCGGGGTGCTGCCGGTGCTCAACCGAAGGGCCGTGGAGTACGCGGCCAAGATGGGGCTTGCCGTGGATTGCACCGTCAACCCGCGCTCGGTGTTCGCCCGCAAGAACTATTTCTACCCGGACCTGCCCAAGGCGTATCAGATATCCCAATACGAACAGCCCCTGGCCGAACACGGTCGGTTGCGGATCACCGCCAACGGGACGGAAAAGACCATCGGCATCACCCGGATTCACATGGAAGAGGACGCCGGCAAGTCCATCCATTCCACCACGGAGAACAAAAGCTTCGTGGACCTGAACCGCACCGGGGTGCCGCTCATCGAGATCGTCAGTGAACCGGATCTGCGGAGCGCGGACGAGGCGGTGGCCTATCTCAAGGCCCTGCGCTCGATCCTTGTCTACCTGGAGATCTGCGACGGGAACATGGAAGAAGGCAGTTTCCGCTGCGACGCCAACGTGTCCATCCGGCCCAAGGGGGCTACAAAACTGGGCACCCGAGCCGAATTGAAGAACCTCAATTCCTTCCGCCACGTGCACAAGGCCATTGACTACGAGATTTCCCGCCAGGCCGTCCTGCTGGAGGACGGCGAGCGGGTGGTCCAGGAGACCCGGCTGTACGACGTGGACAAGGGGGTCACCGTGTCCATGCGCGGCAAGGAAGAGGCTCACGACTACCGGTATTTCCCGGACCCCGACCTGGTTCCGCTGCGGATCTCCCCGGAACTGCTGGCCGACCTGAAGCGCTCCATCCCGGAACTGCCCCAGGCCCGGGAAGCCCGGTTCATCGCCGAGTACGGCCTGCCCGATGCCGCGGCCCAGACCCTGACCGCGGAGAAAGACCTGGCGGACTACTTCGAAGCCGCGGTCCGGCTGTATCCGGAGCCGCAAAAGATCAGCAACTGGATACTCTCCGACCTGTTGCGGGAACTGAACCAAGCCAAGACTGCCGCGGCCGACTCGCCTTTGACCCCGACACACCTGGCCGAACTGCTGGGCATGATCGACTCCGGCCAGATCAGCACGCGCATCGCCAAACAGATCTTTCCGGACGTCTTCGCCTCCAAAGAGTCCCCGCGCGAGATCGTTGAGCGCAAAGGGCTGGCCCAGATTTCAGACACCGGCGCCCTGGAAGCCGTGGTGGATTCCATCCTGTCCGCCAACCCCAAGGAGGTCGAGGCCTTCAAAAACGGCAAGACCAAACTGATGGGCTTCTTCGTCGGCCAGGTCATGCGCCAGACCAAGGGCCAGGCCAATCCGGACCTGGTAAACAAGCTGATTTTGGAGAAGCTGCAATAA
- the mtnA gene encoding S-methyl-5-thioribose-1-phosphate isomerase: MHPHIQFKPEANELHLLDQRLLPLTEEWFVCRNMADIITALKEMVIRGAPAIGVTAAYGCCIAAGNIDPTSPSWSADLDAQLGDLARARPTAVNLTWAVALMRQTWQDHPDLGLEALRTAWLIQAVELHRRDEAVNREMGRHGAALLRDGDTVMTHCNAGALATGAYGTALGVIRAAVEAGKNISVLANETRPFLQGARLTAYELAQDGIPVTVCCDNAVGLLMAKGMVQAVVVGADRVAANGDAANKIGTYTVAVLAQRHGVPFYVAVPFSTIDFATPTGMDIPIEERTPREVTHIQDRRITPKGVPVLNFAFDVTPAELITGLITEKGVIKPSDLHRHAST, from the coding sequence ATGCACCCGCACATCCAATTCAAGCCCGAAGCCAATGAACTGCACCTGCTGGATCAGCGACTCCTGCCGCTGACCGAGGAGTGGTTCGTCTGCCGGAACATGGCCGACATTATTACCGCTCTCAAGGAAATGGTCATCCGCGGCGCTCCGGCCATCGGCGTGACCGCGGCTTACGGCTGCTGCATCGCGGCCGGCAACATCGACCCGACCTCCCCGTCATGGAGCGCGGACCTGGACGCCCAGCTGGGAGACCTGGCCCGGGCCAGGCCCACGGCGGTGAACCTGACCTGGGCCGTGGCCCTGATGCGCCAAACCTGGCAAGACCATCCGGACTTGGGACTGGAGGCCCTGCGTACGGCTTGGCTCATCCAGGCCGTGGAACTGCACCGTCGCGACGAGGCCGTGAACCGGGAAATGGGCCGACACGGCGCGGCCCTGCTCCGGGACGGCGACACGGTGATGACCCACTGCAACGCCGGGGCCCTGGCCACCGGGGCCTACGGCACGGCCCTGGGCGTGATTCGGGCAGCCGTGGAAGCCGGCAAGAACATCTCCGTGCTGGCCAACGAGACCCGGCCCTTTTTGCAAGGCGCCCGGCTGACCGCCTACGAGCTGGCCCAGGACGGCATCCCGGTGACCGTGTGCTGCGACAACGCCGTGGGCCTGCTGATGGCCAAGGGCATGGTCCAGGCCGTGGTCGTGGGCGCGGACCGGGTGGCGGCCAACGGTGACGCGGCCAACAAGATTGGGACGTACACCGTCGCGGTGCTGGCCCAACGGCACGGGGTTCCGTTTTATGTCGCGGTTCCGTTTTCAACCATCGACTTCGCCACGCCCACCGGCATGGACATTCCCATCGAAGAGCGCACGCCCCGTGAGGTGACCCATATCCAGGACCGCCGCATCACTCCCAAGGGCGTTCCGGTGCTCAATTTCGCCTTCGACGTCACCCCCGCCGAGCTGATCACCGGCTTGATCACGGAAAAAGGCGTGATCAAGCCCTCGGATCTGCATCGACACGCATCAACCTAA
- the der gene encoding ribosome biogenesis GTPase Der, whose product MNQELPVVALIGRPNVGKSSLFNRLLRSSKALTHDIPGVTRDRIYGEVLRGAKPYALVDTGGLEPESNENIKQAVLGQAREALLEATLVLMVVDGREGPNALDEQVAGLLRAANKPVLLIVNKVDGAEKEDLFTADFHRFGFPLLAVSAAHGYGLNHLRETIVDRLPTPIAPESGPGDAPKEAPKEAYDEQEEPDDQDEPTGDEATEDEQEKGDSKVGGLRLALLGRPNVGKSSLINALIGYHRVIVSNEAGTTRDSVDVTWQAGDKTYTLVDTAGVRKRTRIQDSLERFSVLKSLRSSKKAQITLLVLDAVEGLTGQDKKLFSFLDREKTPLIAVINKIDLIPRNALNALKKQFKDELSFAGHVPLVFTSTMTRAGLGGLLPLAERTWDQCQTRISTGQLNRILGDATQKHQPAVVNRRRAKFFYVTQSDVAPPTFVFFVNDPELVKPAYSRYLENQIRKRFNLNLTPLQLYFRSSHEQNRK is encoded by the coding sequence ATGAATCAAGAACTGCCCGTCGTGGCCCTGATCGGTCGGCCCAATGTCGGCAAATCATCTCTTTTCAATCGACTGTTACGCTCTTCCAAGGCCCTGACCCACGATATCCCCGGCGTGACCCGGGACAGGATATACGGAGAGGTGCTGCGCGGCGCGAAACCCTACGCCCTGGTGGACACCGGCGGCCTGGAGCCGGAATCCAACGAGAACATCAAGCAGGCCGTGCTGGGCCAGGCCCGGGAGGCCCTGCTGGAAGCGACTCTGGTGCTGATGGTCGTGGATGGCCGGGAAGGACCGAACGCCCTGGATGAACAGGTGGCCGGGCTGTTGCGCGCGGCCAACAAACCGGTGCTGTTGATCGTCAACAAGGTGGACGGCGCGGAGAAGGAAGACCTGTTCACCGCGGACTTTCACCGGTTCGGTTTCCCCCTTCTCGCCGTGTCCGCGGCCCATGGTTACGGCCTGAATCATCTCCGGGAGACGATCGTGGATCGGCTGCCGACCCCGATTGCCCCGGAAAGTGGGCCAGGGGACGCGCCAAAAGAAGCGCCCAAGGAAGCCTATGACGAGCAAGAGGAGCCAGACGATCAGGACGAGCCGACAGGGGATGAGGCAACAGAGGATGAGCAGGAGAAGGGCGATTCCAAGGTCGGCGGGTTGCGGCTGGCGTTGCTCGGCCGGCCCAACGTGGGCAAGTCCTCCCTGATCAACGCCCTGATCGGCTACCACCGGGTGATCGTCTCCAACGAAGCCGGAACGACCCGGGACAGCGTGGACGTGACCTGGCAGGCCGGGGACAAGACGTACACCCTGGTGGATACGGCCGGAGTGCGCAAGCGCACCCGCATCCAGGACAGCCTGGAACGCTTCAGCGTCCTCAAGTCTCTGCGCAGCAGCAAAAAAGCCCAGATCACCCTGCTGGTCCTGGACGCCGTGGAGGGCCTGACCGGGCAGGATAAGAAGCTGTTTTCTTTTTTGGACCGTGAAAAAACCCCATTGATCGCGGTGATCAACAAAATCGACCTGATCCCCCGCAATGCGCTGAACGCCCTGAAGAAACAGTTTAAGGATGAATTGTCCTTTGCCGGACACGTCCCCCTGGTTTTCACCTCCACCATGACCCGGGCAGGGCTCGGCGGCCTGCTGCCCCTGGCGGAACGAACCTGGGATCAGTGCCAGACCCGGATTTCCACGGGCCAGTTGAACCGCATCCTCGGCGACGCCACCCAAAAACACCAACCCGCCGTGGTCAATCGCCGACGGGCCAAATTCTTCTACGTCACCCAAAGCGACGTGGCCCCGCCGACATTCGTTTTTTTCGTCAATGACCCGGAATTGGTCAAACCGGCGTACTCCCGATACCTGGAAAACCAAATCCGCAAACGGTTCAACCTGAACCTGACTCCGCTGCAACTCTATTTCCGCTCCAGCCATGAACAGAATCGAAAGTAG
- the dnaX gene encoding DNA polymerase III subunit gamma/tau encodes MSHVQLTAKHRPQTFAQVAGQEEIRAILSRAAAQDRVAAAYLFSGTRGVGKTTLARIFAKALNCETAPTAEPCNKCHHCRQITIGSAPDVAEIDGASNRGIEQARRLKEDVGYAPLECRYKVIIIDEAHMLTKEAFNALLKTMEEPPPRVTFIMATTEPHKFPATIISRSQHYVFKMLSQAGLQTHLERILELEGREYEPAATALLARRAAGSVRDGMSLLEQVLTISDQALRLEDVRQTLGLAGGELFQRLIQAMREQDCLAVHDVLGDLLRDGLDLGFFLRELAGLWRNLFLLRQAGDKALPLLELPEEEGRAWLGVAADLSPTYIHAAWQITLEAQRKVLTSLEPAQALEMLLLNLTYLPALVPLDGVFSSEPPQTGPVRPVAFPPSQPKAPSDKSSGQGLGVGPEPIPADRGTSPRQSWRERSQQSPRKMSQTVEGPTTAETRPGAVEGSEQQLGLDGEYPPPAPLSAAARNVHEPRSQLDPSMETANGTPPPSSPKTADLTSSAKTLENFLAHYDRLCSADQARYPKLRQIEYAMTEQGLTLRCRHMIQYNLLSDPNKLRILEDVAREYFGRPLQLELVPPQNGGQRQGSPSTTAFAPDKHPLVAEFVEQFKAKVVSVEPRQTH; translated from the coding sequence ATGTCCCACGTCCAACTCACCGCCAAGCACCGCCCCCAAACCTTCGCCCAGGTCGCCGGGCAGGAGGAAATTCGGGCCATTTTATCCCGGGCCGCTGCCCAGGACCGCGTGGCCGCGGCCTATTTGTTCAGCGGCACCCGGGGCGTGGGCAAGACCACCCTGGCTCGGATTTTCGCCAAGGCGTTGAACTGCGAGACCGCCCCCACGGCCGAGCCTTGCAACAAGTGCCACCACTGCCGCCAGATCACCATCGGCTCCGCGCCGGACGTGGCCGAGATCGACGGGGCTTCCAACCGAGGCATTGAGCAGGCCCGCAGGCTCAAGGAAGACGTGGGCTACGCTCCCTTGGAGTGCCGCTACAAGGTGATCATCATCGACGAAGCGCACATGCTGACCAAGGAGGCCTTCAACGCCCTGCTCAAAACCATGGAGGAGCCTCCGCCCCGGGTGACCTTCATCATGGCCACCACCGAGCCGCACAAGTTTCCGGCCACGATCATCAGCCGCAGCCAACACTATGTTTTCAAGATGCTTTCCCAGGCCGGGCTGCAAACCCACCTGGAGCGCATCCTGGAACTGGAAGGCCGGGAATACGAGCCGGCCGCAACCGCATTGCTGGCCCGACGGGCCGCGGGCAGTGTCCGGGACGGCATGTCCCTTCTGGAACAGGTGCTGACCATCAGCGACCAGGCCTTGCGCCTGGAGGACGTCCGGCAAACCCTGGGACTGGCCGGCGGGGAGCTGTTTCAGCGACTGATCCAGGCCATGCGCGAGCAGGACTGCCTCGCCGTGCACGACGTGCTCGGGGACCTGCTGCGTGACGGGTTGGATCTGGGCTTTTTTCTGCGGGAGCTGGCCGGGTTGTGGCGCAATCTCTTTCTGTTGCGCCAAGCCGGAGACAAGGCCTTGCCTTTACTGGAGCTGCCCGAGGAAGAAGGACGGGCGTGGCTGGGCGTGGCCGCCGACCTTTCTCCCACCTACATCCACGCGGCTTGGCAGATCACCCTGGAAGCCCAACGTAAGGTGCTGACCAGCCTGGAGCCGGCCCAGGCCCTGGAAATGCTGCTCCTGAACCTGACCTATCTGCCCGCGCTGGTGCCCTTGGACGGCGTGTTTTCAAGCGAGCCGCCGCAAACCGGCCCGGTTCGACCCGTAGCCTTTCCCCCTAGCCAGCCCAAAGCCCCATCCGACAAATCATCCGGGCAAGGACTCGGCGTCGGTCCGGAACCGATCCCGGCGGATCGAGGAACGTCCCCCAGGCAGTCCTGGCGGGAGCGCTCCCAACAGTCCCCCAGGAAAATGTCCCAAACCGTTGAGGGACCGACGACAGCCGAAACACGCCCAGGGGCCGTGGAAGGCTCGGAGCAACAACTCGGACTCGACGGCGAATATCCTCCGCCCGCTCCCCTCTCCGCCGCGGCCCGAAACGTCCACGAGCCGCGATCTCAGCTCGATCCGTCCATGGAGACAGCGAATGGGACTCCGCCGCCGTCCTCGCCGAAAACGGCGGATTTGACGTCTTCAGCCAAGACCTTGGAAAATTTTCTCGCGCACTATGACCGACTGTGCAGCGCGGACCAGGCCCGCTATCCAAAACTGCGCCAGATTGAATACGCCATGACGGAGCAGGGGCTGACGCTGCGCTGCCGACACATGATCCAGTACAACTTGCTCAGCGACCCCAATAAGCTTCGTATCCTGGAAGATGTGGCCCGGGAATATTTCGGACGCCCCCTCCAACTGGAGCTTGTGCCGCCGCAAAATGGCGGTCAAAGACAGGGTTCGCCGTCCACCACGGCGTTTGCTCCGGACAAGCATCCACTGGTGGCTGAGTTCGTCGAACAGTTCAAGGCAAAAGTGGTTTCCGTGGAGCCACGACAAACTCATTAA
- a CDS encoding YbaB/EbfC family nucleoid-associated protein: MKGMGDLVRQAQVMQNKISKLQEEVGRRTVEAAAGGGMVTVTANGAQEVLAIKIDPAVVNPEDVDMLQDLVLAAVNEAMKKAGDMMKEEMAQVTGGIKIPGMF; the protein is encoded by the coding sequence ATGAAAGGAATGGGCGACCTGGTCCGCCAGGCGCAGGTGATGCAGAACAAGATTTCCAAACTGCAAGAGGAAGTGGGCCGCAGGACCGTCGAGGCGGCGGCCGGCGGCGGGATGGTCACGGTCACGGCCAACGGGGCTCAGGAAGTCCTGGCCATCAAGATCGACCCGGCCGTGGTCAACCCCGAGGATGTGGACATGTTGCAGGATCTGGTTCTGGCCGCGGTGAACGAGGCCATGAAAAAGGCCGGCGACATGATGAAGGAAGAGATGGCCCAGGTAACCGGCGGGATCAAGATCCCCGGAATGTTCTAG
- the recR gene encoding recombination mediator RecR — MRELPQTLRDVVDQLAALPGLGPKSALRVALTLLKWPKERTADLGRSILELRDKLCLCGSCAGISDQDPCSICSDPGRSSELLCLVAEWDSMLIMEQSGGYRGKYLVLGGLLSPLDGVKPESLEMGRLRERLSENQVQELILALGTTLESESTGSYVKNLVERDFPGVQVTRLAQGIPLGTDLKFIDKETLRQSITYRQTL; from the coding sequence GTGCGGGAGTTGCCCCAGACCTTGCGGGATGTGGTGGACCAGTTGGCCGCCTTGCCGGGACTCGGTCCGAAATCAGCGCTCCGTGTGGCCCTGACCCTGCTGAAATGGCCCAAGGAGCGAACAGCCGACCTGGGGCGCAGCATTCTGGAGTTGCGGGACAAGCTCTGCTTGTGCGGCTCCTGTGCCGGCATTTCGGACCAGGACCCCTGCTCGATCTGTTCCGACCCCGGTCGATCCTCCGAGCTGCTCTGCCTGGTGGCCGAGTGGGATTCCATGCTGATCATGGAGCAGTCCGGCGGGTATCGGGGCAAGTACCTCGTCCTGGGGGGGCTCTTGTCGCCCCTGGACGGCGTGAAGCCGGAAAGCCTTGAAATGGGCCGCCTCCGCGAACGATTGTCCGAGAATCAGGTTCAAGAACTCATCCTGGCCCTGGGCACGACCCTGGAATCCGAATCCACGGGTTCCTACGTCAAAAACCTCGTTGAACGAGACTTTCCCGGCGTTCAGGTGACCCGTCTGGCCCAGGGCATCCCTCTGGGCACGGACTTGAAATTCATCGACAAGGAAACCTTACGCCAATCCATTACCTACCGCCAAACGCTGTAG